A single window of Flavobacterium aestivum DNA harbors:
- a CDS encoding ABC transporter ATP-binding protein, with translation MKAITVNNLVKRFGNFTAVDNVTFEVNQGEIFGFLGANGAGKTTAIRMLCGLSKPTSGEGTVAGFDIHKDPEQIKKNIGYMSQKFSLYNDLKVWENIRLFAGIYGMPEKEISTKTDELLHTLNFESEKNTLVKDLPLGWKQKLAFSVSIFHNPKIVFLDEPTGGVDPMIRRQFWELIYEASSRGITIFVTTHYMDEAEYCNRVSIMVDGRIDALDTPKNLKLKYNASNMDEVFQQLARKAIRKAD, from the coding sequence ATGAAAGCAATTACGGTTAATAATCTGGTGAAACGCTTTGGTAATTTTACTGCTGTCGACAATGTTACCTTTGAGGTAAATCAGGGAGAAATTTTTGGTTTTCTGGGTGCAAACGGTGCCGGAAAAACAACAGCTATCCGTATGCTTTGCGGTTTGAGCAAACCTACATCTGGCGAGGGAACTGTGGCAGGTTTCGATATTCATAAAGACCCTGAACAAATCAAAAAGAATATTGGTTATATGAGCCAGAAATTTTCGCTCTATAATGACCTTAAAGTATGGGAAAACATTCGGTTGTTTGCCGGTATTTATGGTATGCCTGAAAAGGAAATAAGCACAAAGACGGATGAGTTGTTGCATACTTTAAATTTTGAATCAGAAAAGAATACCTTGGTAAAAGACCTTCCGCTAGGGTGGAAACAAAAACTGGCATTTTCTGTTTCAATATTTCACAATCCAAAAATTGTTTTTCTTGACGAACCCACAGGTGGTGTCGATCCTATGATTCGAAGACAATTTTGGGAGCTCATTTACGAGGCTTCTTCTCGAGGGATAACCATTTTTGTAACCACTCATTATATGGATGAGGCCGAATATTGTAACCGTGTTTCGATTATGGTTGATGGAAGAATAGATGCACTGGATACTCCAAAAAATCTTAAATTAAAATATAACGCATCAAATATGGATGAGGTTTTTCAGCAACTGGCTAGAAAAGCGATCCGAAAAGCAGATTAA